One window from the genome of Streptomyces sp. WZ-12 encodes:
- a CDS encoding histidine phosphatase family protein — MAPRILLARHGQTEWSVSGRHTGRTDIPLLDEGRQGAKLLGERLHRAPWDGLPDVEVRTSPLVRAKETCELAGFGARAQEWDALLEVDYGAYEGLTPAQIKAGRPGWLIWRDGVPEGETLAEVAARADEVVSWARSADRDVLVFAHGHILRVLGARWLGLDVSFAARLRLAPTSLSVLGWAYGEPAVESWNETGHLE, encoded by the coding sequence ATGGCACCGCGCATTCTCCTGGCCAGGCACGGGCAGACGGAGTGGTCCGTCTCCGGCCGGCACACCGGACGGACCGACATCCCGCTGCTCGACGAGGGGCGGCAGGGCGCCAAGCTCCTGGGCGAGCGGCTGCACCGCGCCCCCTGGGACGGCCTGCCGGACGTTGAGGTCCGCACCAGCCCCCTGGTGCGCGCCAAGGAGACCTGCGAACTGGCCGGTTTCGGCGCGCGGGCCCAGGAGTGGGACGCGCTGCTGGAGGTCGACTACGGCGCGTACGAGGGGCTGACGCCGGCGCAGATCAAGGCCGGGCGGCCGGGCTGGCTGATCTGGCGGGACGGGGTGCCCGAGGGCGAGACGCTCGCCGAGGTCGCCGCGCGCGCGGACGAGGTGGTGTCCTGGGCGCGCTCGGCCGACCGCGACGTGCTGGTCTTCGCGCACGGTCACATCCTGCGCGTCCTGGGGGCGCGTTGGCTGGGTCTGGACGTCTCGTTCGCGGCCCGGCTCCGTCTGGCGCCGACGTCCCTGTCGGTGCTGGGCTGGGCGTACGGCGAGCCGGCCGTGGAGAGTTGGAACGAGACCGGCCACCTGGAGTGA
- a CDS encoding tetratricopeptide repeat protein, whose protein sequence is MASQAPRSASSHTAPARPNTAFRQLRGRLSPGEFAATVRRSAREIGERVSCDARYVGRVESGEIRCPNYAYERVFRHMFPGLTLPDMGFAPRETVRGRGARTGAATPLATDHRDTRIQNSEESDVLRRAFITGGPAAALGLAGLYPAGPDDPAGAVPGPRTAPGTRAGAAEATAVEEAVRKIRLLDDRHGADGLYQRATQPLRAAYELLDAGIQRRSVYDRLHAGAGELALSVGWLAHDSGRLDDARSHYAEALSTARVCGDAALEAHAFCNTAFLARDAGRPREAVRAAQAAQQAAKRLGSPRLRSLLALREAGGWAGLGDRTGCERTLVRAERLFAAGPGERDPEWMSFYGEAELAGLTAQCWSALGEKGRAAEHARRAVALQDPHFTRNIALFTAELAGNLAAGGLAEESATAALRVLTLLTQVRSARIRAILNGTARALGPYRDRGPVADFLERYATTQVGARGARA, encoded by the coding sequence ATGGCGTCGCAAGCTCCACGTTCAGCGTCGTCCCACACCGCCCCCGCCCGCCCGAACACCGCCTTCCGGCAGTTGCGCGGCCGACTGTCGCCCGGCGAGTTCGCGGCGACGGTCCGCCGGTCCGCCCGCGAGATCGGCGAACGGGTCTCGTGCGACGCCCGCTACGTGGGCCGCGTCGAGTCCGGGGAGATCCGGTGCCCGAACTACGCCTACGAGCGGGTGTTCCGGCACATGTTCCCGGGGCTGACGCTCCCCGACATGGGGTTCGCGCCGCGGGAGACGGTCCGCGGACGGGGGGCGCGGACGGGGGCCGCCACGCCCCTGGCAACCGACCACCGCGATACCCGTATCCAGAACTCCGAGGAGAGCGACGTGCTACGTCGCGCGTTCATCACCGGCGGCCCGGCGGCCGCCCTGGGCCTGGCCGGCCTCTATCCGGCCGGCCCCGACGACCCGGCCGGCGCCGTGCCCGGACCCCGCACCGCCCCCGGCACCCGGGCCGGCGCCGCCGAGGCCACCGCCGTCGAGGAGGCCGTCCGCAAGATCCGGCTGCTCGACGACCGGCACGGCGCCGACGGCCTCTACCAGCGCGCCACCCAACCCCTGCGCGCCGCCTACGAGCTGCTCGACGCCGGCATCCAACGCCGGTCCGTCTACGACCGGTTGCACGCCGGCGCCGGCGAACTCGCCCTCTCCGTAGGCTGGTTGGCGCATGATTCCGGCCGCCTCGACGACGCCCGCTCGCACTACGCGGAGGCGCTGTCCACCGCCCGGGTCTGCGGCGACGCCGCCCTGGAGGCGCACGCGTTCTGCAACACCGCCTTCCTGGCCCGCGACGCCGGCCGGCCGCGCGAGGCGGTGCGGGCCGCGCAGGCCGCCCAACAGGCCGCCAAGCGGCTCGGATCGCCCCGTCTGCGGTCGCTGCTGGCGCTGCGCGAGGCCGGCGGCTGGGCGGGGCTCGGCGACCGCACCGGCTGCGAGCGGACCCTGGTCCGGGCCGAGCGGCTGTTCGCGGCCGGGCCCGGCGAGCGCGACCCGGAGTGGATGAGCTTCTACGGGGAGGCCGAACTGGCGGGCCTCACGGCGCAGTGCTGGTCGGCATTGGGTGAGAAGGGGCGCGCAGCGGAGCACGCGCGCCGGGCGGTGGCGCTCCAAGACCCCCATTTCACCCGGAACATCGCCCTGTTCACCGCCGAACTGGCCGGCAACCTCGCGGCCGGCGGCCTCGCCGAGGAGTCCGCCACGGCCGCCCTACGGGTCCTCACCCTGCTCACCCAGGTCCGCTCGGCCCGCATCCGGGCCATACTGAACGGCACCGCCCGAGCGCTCGGCCCGTACCGCGACCGCGGCCCGGTCGCCGACTTCCTGGAGCGGTACGCGACGACACAGGTGGGGGCGCGCGGCGCTAGGGCCTAG
- a CDS encoding glycosyltransferase: MKVLHVITGLEVGGAAQQLRLLLRRLPAHCEVVTLTNPGPLAEAIEADGTPVTHLGMTGHRDLSALPRLVDLIRASGPDLVHTHLYRACVYGRIAARLAGVRAVVATEHSLGDAVIEGRRLTRGVRTLYRATERLGSATVAVSDTVAARLRRWGVPASRIHVVPNGIEAHRFAHDPAARDAVRARLGLPPDAFVVGGAGRLVPGKRFDVLVRAITQLPGVHLMLAGDGPERAMLGRMAGQFGSGDRIHLLGARGGADGPAAGDGADIPGLLSAIDVFVSPSPDEAFGLATLEALASGLPVLYGSCPAVDDLPADQAPGARRVTPGVHELAIALRELRRDGADRLPVPPVVRRYDIDRSAQELMAVYDRALAATRRPCPAAEPPAPPAGPPAQGLPPGVSLPDPSPAPEPGGHSLSKR; encoded by the coding sequence GTGAAAGTCCTGCACGTCATCACCGGCCTCGAAGTGGGCGGCGCGGCGCAGCAGTTGCGGCTGCTGCTGCGCCGGCTGCCCGCCCACTGCGAGGTCGTCACCCTGACCAACCCCGGCCCGCTCGCCGAGGCCATCGAGGCGGACGGCACCCCCGTCACCCACCTCGGCATGACCGGCCACCGCGACCTGTCCGCACTCCCCCGTCTGGTCGACCTGATCCGCGCCAGCGGACCCGACCTCGTCCACACCCACCTCTACCGAGCCTGCGTCTACGGCCGGATCGCCGCCCGGCTGGCCGGCGTCCGCGCCGTGGTCGCCACCGAACACTCGTTGGGCGACGCGGTCATCGAGGGCCGGCGGCTGACCCGCGGCGTCCGCACCCTGTACCGGGCCACCGAGCGCCTGGGCTCGGCCACCGTCGCGGTCTCCGACACCGTCGCCGCCCGACTGCGCCGCTGGGGCGTCCCCGCGTCGCGGATCCACGTGGTGCCCAACGGCATCGAGGCGCACCGCTTCGCCCACGACCCCGCCGCCCGGGACGCGGTCCGGGCCCGACTCGGCCTGCCGCCCGACGCGTTCGTGGTCGGCGGCGCCGGCCGCCTGGTCCCCGGCAAGCGGTTCGACGTGCTGGTCCGGGCGATCACCCAGCTCCCCGGCGTGCACCTGATGTTGGCCGGCGACGGGCCGGAGCGGGCGATGTTGGGGCGGATGGCCGGGCAGTTCGGGTCCGGCGACCGGATCCACCTGCTCGGCGCCCGCGGCGGCGCGGACGGGCCGGCGGCCGGCGACGGGGCGGACATCCCCGGCCTGCTGTCGGCCATCGACGTCTTCGTCTCGCCGTCCCCGGACGAGGCGTTCGGATTGGCGACCCTGGAGGCCCTGGCGTCCGGGCTGCCCGTCCTCTACGGCAGTTGCCCGGCCGTCGACGACCTGCCCGCCGACCAGGCCCCCGGCGCCCGCCGCGTCACCCCCGGCGTGCACGAACTGGCCATCGCGCTGAGGGAGTTGCGGCGCGACGGCGCGGACCGGCTGCCGGTGCCGCCGGTGGTACGGCGGTACGACATCGACCGCAGCGCCCAGGAGCTGATGGCCGTCTACGACCGGGCGCTCGCCGCGACCCGTCGGCCCTGCCCGGCGGCCGAGCCGCCCGCCCCGCCCGCCGGGCCCCCGGCCCAGGGCCTGCCCCCGGGCGTCTCGTTGCCCGACCCGTCCCCGGCGCCGGAGCCCGGCGGGCACTCGCTCTCGAAGCGCTGA
- a CDS encoding sugar transferase, which yields MPRRAVPVLLAAADALAAAGAVLLVGADPALLAGLVPVLLLLTARAGLHRPGPAPAALEEVAPLLWRAAAGWCAVAAALAALQPGRALGPVALPAGVVLQAVLAAAGRAVVYRARRAAARRRPRSALLVGPEPTARQLAAALRAHPEYGLRPVGVVPTGPAVPDGTGAGATVPLLRSSEALTRAVIRHTVRDAVFLLPPESDPYAAALLHRFLRQGAAVWLAGAAAGHDGQPPAPGTGHLWGFACRPLRTGRRRPGGPAKRALDLVLASVALLLTAPLLATCALAVRLVDGPGVLCRQDRAGRDGRRFALLRLRTARPGARPGRLGKWLRATSLDGLPQLFNVLRGELSLVGPRPERPSRAAELARRHPDRVAAMPPGLTGLAQVHGLREGASAEDRARFDARYADGWSPGADLRILLRATARRLLRREGR from the coding sequence GTGCCGCGGCGCGCCGTCCCCGTCCTGCTGGCCGCGGCCGATGCGCTGGCCGCCGCCGGCGCGGTCCTCCTCGTGGGCGCGGATCCGGCGCTGCTCGCCGGGCTGGTGCCGGTCCTGCTGCTGCTCACCGCGCGGGCCGGGCTCCACCGCCCCGGCCCGGCCCCGGCCGCCTTGGAGGAGGTGGCGCCGCTGCTCTGGCGGGCCGCGGCCGGCTGGTGCGCGGTGGCCGCGGCGCTGGCCGCGCTGCAACCGGGACGGGCGTTGGGCCCGGTGGCGCTGCCCGCCGGGGTGGTCCTCCAGGCGGTGTTGGCGGCCGCCGGGCGGGCCGTGGTGTACCGGGCGCGGCGCGCCGCCGCCCGGCGCCGGCCGCGGTCGGCGCTGCTGGTCGGCCCGGAGCCGACCGCCCGGCAACTCGCCGCGGCCCTGAGGGCACACCCGGAATACGGACTGCGCCCGGTGGGCGTGGTGCCCACCGGGCCGGCCGTGCCCGACGGGACCGGGGCGGGCGCCACGGTGCCCCTGCTCCGCTCGTCCGAGGCGCTGACCCGCGCGGTCATCCGGCACACCGTCCGCGACGCGGTGTTCCTCCTGCCGCCGGAGAGCGACCCGTACGCCGCGGCGCTGCTGCACCGGTTCCTGCGGCAGGGCGCGGCCGTCTGGCTGGCCGGGGCCGCCGCGGGCCACGACGGGCAGCCGCCGGCGCCCGGCACCGGGCACCTGTGGGGGTTCGCCTGCCGGCCGCTGCGCACCGGCCGGCGCCGGCCCGGCGGCCCGGCCAAACGGGCCCTGGACCTCGTCCTGGCTTCCGTGGCGCTGCTGTTGACGGCCCCTCTGCTGGCCACCTGCGCGCTGGCGGTCCGGCTGGTGGACGGGCCCGGGGTGCTGTGCCGGCAGGACCGGGCCGGCCGGGACGGGCGCCGCTTCGCCCTGCTGCGGCTGCGCACCGCGCGCCCCGGGGCCCGGCCCGGCCGCCTCGGCAAGTGGTTGCGCGCCACCTCGTTGGACGGGCTGCCACAACTCTTCAACGTGCTGCGCGGCGAGCTGAGCCTGGTCGGGCCGCGCCCCGAACGCCCCTCGCGCGCCGCCGAGTTGGCCCGCCGCCACCCCGACCGGGTCGCCGCGATGCCGCCGGGCCTCACCGGCCTGGCGCAGGTGCACGGGTTGCGCGAGGGCGCCAGCGCCGAGGACCGGGCGCGGTTCGACGCCCGCTACGCCGACGGCTGGTCGCCGGGCGCGGACCTGCGCATCCTGCTGCGGGCGACGGCCCGCCGGCTGCTCCGCAGGGAGGGCCGATGA
- a CDS encoding glycosyltransferase family 4 protein — MLPPDLPPQERLTVLHVSRSVDGGLAHVVAGLVRSQVAAGLRVVVAAPPGGTLHAAAATAGAEVVLWPAGAFAAALSGARRLARLVRRTGPHLVHVHGARAGAAARLAVRGRIPTVYQPHCWPFEAAGALTVRAGEARERRVVRCTHRVLCASEAQRARGTAARLAGRWVVITNGVDLRRFSPGDDDARQELRDALPALCDAVPAGAPLVVCVARLCSQKGQSTLLRAWPKVTAAVPGARLVLVGDGPDRVALRRTAPPGVVFAGAAETTVGWYRAADLVVLPSRWEGMALAPLEAMACGRPVVLSDVGGARECLPPDAADACLVPPGDPAALAGALTTLLTDAERRGALGERLRDHVRMAHDAQRTAGAVLNVYRELLAVPPVLTAARAGR, encoded by the coding sequence GTGTTGCCACCAGACCTGCCGCCCCAGGAGCGGCTCACGGTCCTGCATGTGTCCCGGTCGGTCGACGGCGGGCTCGCCCATGTCGTCGCCGGTCTGGTGCGGTCGCAGGTGGCGGCCGGGCTGCGGGTGGTGGTGGCCGCGCCGCCCGGCGGCACCCTGCACGCGGCGGCCGCCACCGCGGGCGCCGAGGTGGTGCTGTGGCCGGCCGGCGCCTTCGCGGCGGCGCTGTCCGGGGCCCGACGGCTGGCCCGGCTGGTCCGGCGCACCGGCCCGCACCTCGTCCACGTCCACGGCGCACGGGCCGGGGCCGCCGCCCGGTTGGCGGTGCGCGGGCGGATCCCGACGGTGTACCAGCCGCACTGCTGGCCGTTCGAGGCGGCCGGCGCGCTGACCGTGCGGGCCGGGGAGGCCCGGGAGCGGCGGGTGGTGCGCTGCACCCACCGGGTGCTGTGCGCGAGCGAGGCCCAACGGGCGCGCGGGACGGCCGCCCGGTTGGCGGGCCGGTGGGTGGTGATCACCAACGGCGTGGACCTGCGGCGGTTCTCCCCGGGGGACGACGACGCCCGGCAGGAACTGCGCGATGCCCTGCCCGCGCTGTGCGACGCCGTGCCGGCCGGGGCGCCGCTGGTGGTGTGCGTGGCGCGGCTGTGCTCGCAGAAGGGCCAGTCGACGCTGTTGCGGGCCTGGCCCAAGGTGACCGCGGCGGTGCCGGGCGCCCGTCTGGTGCTGGTCGGCGACGGGCCGGACCGGGTGGCGCTGAGGCGGACCGCGCCGCCCGGGGTGGTCTTCGCGGGCGCCGCCGAAACCACCGTCGGCTGGTACCGGGCCGCGGACCTGGTGGTGTTGCCGTCCCGTTGGGAGGGGATGGCGCTGGCCCCGTTGGAGGCGATGGCGTGCGGCCGGCCCGTGGTGCTGAGCGACGTCGGCGGGGCCCGGGAGTGCCTGCCGCCGGACGCCGCCGACGCCTGCCTGGTGCCGCCCGGCGACCCGGCCGCGCTCGCCGGGGCCCTGACCACGCTGCTGACCGATGCCGAACGGCGGGGCGCGCTCGGCGAGCGGCTGCGGGACCACGTACGGATGGCCCACGACGCGCAGCGGACGGCGGGCGCGGTGCTGAACGTCTACCGGGAGCTGCTCGCCGTGCCGCCCGTCCTGACCGCGGCGCGGGCCGGGCGATGA